A genomic stretch from Vicugna pacos unplaced genomic scaffold, VicPac4 scaffold_204, whole genome shotgun sequence includes:
- the LOC140695444 gene encoding synaptonemal complex protein 3-like produces the protein MAPAERKRLGRAAKAPVEAQGMAACDFGRQERREPRGSEGVPEGNNRVIDDYGEISSSPGTFEEDVGNELQNMLESFEGDIKKVLHAKRKRFLMNTNASVKTIKQKIEHVWKSQEEQRQKLYREYSQQFLTLFLEWDMAVQKTKEEEEKLANLFREQQKIFQQARIVQSQRLKKIKNVYGQLLKSMEELEKDHEHLLTDEQSKIRQEMAKLQNKILLEAQQQELAMVRKSLQSLLF, from the exons ATGGCGCCGGCTGAGAGGAAGCGCCTGGGGAGGGCTGCGAAGGCCCCGGTGGAGGCTCAGGGTATGGCAGCCTGTGACTTCGGGAGACAAGAGAGAAGAGAGCCGCGTGGGTCAGAGGGTGTTCCGGAAG GAAACAACCGAGTCATTGATGACTATGGGGAAATAAGTTCTTCTCCAGGGACATTTGAGGAAGATGTGGG GAATGAATTACAGAATATGTTGGAAAGTTTTGAAG GTGACATTAAAAAGGTTCTTcatgcaaagagaaaaagattcTTAATGAATACCAATGCTTCTGTCAAAACCATTAAGCAGAAAATTGAGCATGTTTGGAAAAGCCAGGAAGAACAAAG GCAGAAGCTTTATCGCGAATATTCTCAGCAGTTTTTGACTTTGTTTCTGGAGTGGGACATGGCTGTGCAGAAAAccaaagaagaagaggaaaaactaGCT AACTTGTTTCGTGAGCAACAAAAGATTTTTCAACAAGCTAGAATTGTTCAGAGccagagactgaaaaaaattaaaaatgtgtatgGCCAGCTCTTAAAG AGTATGGAGGAGTTAGAGAAGGATCATGAACATCTTCTTACTGATGAGCAAAGCAAAATTAGACAAGAAATGGCCAAGCTGCAAAACAAAATTTTGCTGGAAGCT CAGCAGCAAGAGCTGGC
- the LOC140695435 gene encoding PWWP domain-containing DNA repair factor 4-like, which produces MMDAEYVLCSWKGHFWPAKVLSRSKNSVGNKRERAFSLEVQILSVDEKVKVKSTDIKALNESQIESVTSSLAALSKTSVPPGEEVAYRSALTAAQELLNQRANLGPVRASGTLESTTRSPRGPKKRPRKKYQKPRRHFLRSPRKRENPKSPLVRRSKREDAPDRDKLQVHTTIGRIPRERQTEPSGSSSMCPNFPPLPEDDHKKEGREESDTSRVMPLPCTVREEGTGAEGGGVLPSLPPGFLPTVRMAREVFCAQALAVSAEGATFSGTAKDPGQGAWNPGLEGEAAASSSPKPRLRYSLRLASRKRKLQVPEFEEGLQESQPSVDSEASNPTSATENGVGEATGQPPSLASPQELSPIERGMMVWFKFQNHPFWPAVVKSVSQTEQTARVLLIEANMHSERSGIRVPLQRLKHLDCKGKERLVKRAGKLYGQGVNWCFSLISHYREGLGRGTFAGSFLDYYAADVSYPMRKAIQEGDLEIEFPKVNYADLEDSEEETSLGGKRPCKKILPDRMKAAWDRANQKLVDFIVKRKGADHHLLDIVKGRKQSRWLASYLNSNRYVICVETYLEDEDQLDAVVGHLQEIYKQVDKKVLALTRDDKVSFVLEVLLPEAIICSLAALDGLDYKEAEAKYLRGPPVHYREKELFDENILKEMRRRSARRSRAK; this is translated from the coding sequence ATGATGGATGCCGAGTATGTCCTGTGCAGTTGGAAAGGCCACTTTTGGCCAGCGAAGGTCTTGTCCAGGTCCAAGAACTCAGTAGGAAACAAGAGGGAAAGGGCCTTTTCTCTAGAAGTTCAAATACTCTCAGTGGATGAAAAGGTCAAGGTGAAAAGCACAGATATAAAGGCCCTAAATGAGTCTCAGATTGAATCCGTCACCTCCTCACTGGCAGCCCTGTCCAAGACCAGTGTCCCACCAGGAGAGGAGGTGGCTTACAGAAGCGCTCTGACGGCGGCACAGGAGCTTCTGAACCAGAGAGCAAATCTGGGTCCTGTGAGAGCGTCGGGCACTCTGGAGTCCACAACGCGGTCTCCAAGGGGACCGAAAAAGCGACCTCGTAAAAAGTATCAGAAGCCCAGAAGGCACTTCCTGAGGAGTCCTAGGAAACGTGAGAACCCCAAATCACCCTTGGTACGACGTTCCAAGAGGGAGGATGCCCCTGACCGTGACAAACTTCAGGTGCACACAACCATCGGCCGTATTCCAAGGGAAAGGCAAACAGAGCCCTCAGGAAGCTCCAGCATGTGCCCAAACTTCCCGCCCCTGCCAGAAGATGACCACAAGaaagagggcagggaggagagtgACACCTCAAGAGTTATGCCCTTGCCTTGCACAGTCAGGGAGGAGGGGACCGGTGCTGAAGGTGGAGGCGTCCTTCCGTCCCTGCCACCGGGTTTCCTTCCCACTGTGCGCATGGCCCGGGAAGTCTTCTGTGCACAGGCCCTGGCTGTCTCCGCTGAAGGTGCTACCTTCTCCGGGACTGCTAAGGACCCTGGACAGGGCGCCTGGAACCCAGGTTTGGAAGGCGAAGCAGCAGCCTCCAGCAGCCCTAAGCCCAGGCTGCGTTACTCACTCCGACTAGCAAGTAGAAAACGGAAGCTGCAGGTACCAGAGTTTGAGGAAGGGCTGCAAGAATCTCAGCCTTCAGTGGACTCAGAGGCTAGTAACCCCACCAGTGCCACTGAGAACGGTGTCGGCGAAGCCACGGGACAGCCACCAAGCCTGGCTTCCCCACAGGAGCTGTCTCCCATTGAAAGAGGAATGATGGTCTGGTTTAAATTTCAGAATCACCCCTTCTGGCCGGCTGTGGTAAAGAGTGTCAGCCAAACGGAGCAGACTGCCAGGGTGCTCCTGATTGAGGCAAACATGCACAGTGAGAGGAGCGGCATCCGAGTTCCTCTTCAAAGACTGAAACACCTGGATTGTAAAGGGAAGGAAAGGCTAGTGAAGAGAGCCGGGAAACTGTACGGGCAAGGTGTGAACTGGTGTTTCTCACTGATTTCCCACTACCGAGAAGGGCTCGGTCGTGGGACTTTTGCTGGCTCTTTCCTGGATTATTATGCTGCGGACGTCAGCTACCCAATGAGGAAAGCCATCCAAGAGGGGGACCTGGAGATTGAGTTCCCAAAGGTGAATTATGCCGACCTGGAAGATTCCGAGGAGGAGACCTCCCTGGGCGGGAAGAGGCCCTGCAAGAAAATCCTCCCTGACCGGATGAAGGCCGCCTGGGACCGAGCCAACCAGAAGCTAGTGGACTTCATCGTGAAAAGGAAGGGGGCCGACCACCATCTTCTGGACATTGTCAAAGGCAGGAAGCAGTCCCGCTGGCTGGCATCCTATCTGAATTCCAACAGGTATGTCATCTGTGTCGAAACATACCTGGAAGATGAAGATCAGTTGGATGCAGTGGTGGGACACTTGCAAGAAATCTACAAACAGGTCGACAAGAAGGTGCTGGCTCTGACACGAGATGACAAAGTGAGTTTTGTCCTGGAAGTTCTTCTGCCAGAAGCAATCATCTGTTCACTTGCAGCACTGGATGGATTGGATTACAAGGAGGCAGAAGCAAAGTACCTGCGAGGGCCACCTGTGCATTACCGGGAAAAAGAGCTCTTTGATGAAAACATCTTAAAGGAAATGAGAAGGAGGTCAGCGAGGAGGAGCAGGGCGAAGTAA